A stretch of DNA from Longimicrobium sp.:
CACCTCGCCCGCGCCCGCGGCGCGCGCTTCCTGCACCAGCGCGGCCGGGAGCGGCTCGCCCCCGCAGAAGAGAATCCGGCAGGGAAGCGCGCTTCCCGCCGGACGCGCGCCGAGCATCGCCTGGAGAAGGGTGGGGACGAACTGCGCGACGGTCACCCCGCCCTCCGCCATCACCCGCCCCATGGCCTCCGGGTCCTTCGCCGCGTCGGACGAGAGGAGCAGCATCCGCGCGCCGGTGGCCAGCGGCGTCCACAGCTCCCACACCGACGCATCGAACGAGACGGAGGTGCGCTGCAGCACCGTGTCCCCCGCGCCGATGGCGAAGGCGGCGGCCTGCCATGCGGTGTGGTTCACCAGGCTGCGGTGCTCCACCATCACGCCCTTGGGGCGCCCGGTGGAACCGGAGGTGTAGATGATGTACGCCAGGTGGCCGGGCGTGAGCCCCACGGGCGCGGGGTTCGTCTCCGGCCCCTCCGCCCACGTCGGGACGTCGAGCTCCACCACCGGCACGTCGATCCCCGCGAAGGTGCCGGCCAGGGACGACTGGGTGACGAGCGCCGCCGGGGCGCTGTCCTCCAGCATGGTGCGCAGCCGGTCGGCGGGGTACGCGGGGTCCAGCGGCACGTAGGCGCCGCCCGCCTTTAGGATGGCGAGCAGGGCGATGACCATCTCCGGGCCGCGCTCCACGCAGACCGCCACGCGCGCGTCGGGCCCCACGCTCAGCCCGCGGAGGTGGTGAGCCAGCCGGTTCGCGCGGGCGTTCAGCTCGCCGTAGGTAAGCGACTCATCTTCGAAGGCCACCGCCACCGCGCCCGGCGTGCGCTCCGCCTGCGCCTCGAAAAGTTCGTGGATGCACTGGTCCGCCGGGACCTCGGCCTCCACGTGGCTCCACTCCTCCAGCACCCGCGCGCGCTCCTGGGCGGGCAGCAGTTCGACCCGGTCCACGGGCTGCGTGTCGTCGGCGACCATCTCGTCCAGCACGCGCCGCAGATAGCCCACCCAGCGCTCCACGGTCGCCCGCTCGAACAGCGAGGTGGCATACTCCACGTCGCCAGTGATGCGGCCGTGGTTCTCCCCAAGCGTCAGCAGCAGGTCGAACTTGGCGCTCACGCGCGGCGCCGCGGCCGCGGGGGCCACGGAAAGCCCCGGCAGCGCCAGCCCGCTTCCCGCCGCGCCCTCCCACGCGAACATCACCTGAAAGAGCGGGCTGTACGCCAGGCTGCGCGCGGGACGCAGGCGCTCCACCACCTGCTCGAACGGGATGTCCTGGTTCCGCTGCCCCTCCAGCGCGCGGGCCTTCACCTGCGCCAGCAGCCCGGCCAGGGTGGGGCGCACGGAAAGGTCTACCCGCAGCACCAGCGTGTTGACGAAGAACCCGATCAGCTCCTCCACCTCGGGACGCGTGCGGTTGGCCCACGGGGTGCCGACGAGCACGTCGTCCTGGCCCGAGAGCCGGGCGAGCACCGTGGCCCAGCCGGCCAGCAGCGTCATGTACAGGGTGGTCCCGTGGCGGTGGCCGAGCGCCGTGAGCCCCGCCGTCAGCTCCCGGCTCAGCTCCACGGGCAGGGTGGCGCCCGCGTGGTCCTGCCGGGCGGGGCGCGGATGGTCGGTGGGCAGCTCCAGCAGCTCCGGCGCGCCTGCGAGCGTCTGCGTCCAGTACGCCGCCTGCGCGTCCAGCACCTCGCCTTCGGCCCACTGCCGCTGCCAGGCGGCGAAGTCGGCGTACTGCACGGGGAGCGGGGGGAGCGGATCGGGTTGCCCCTGGCTGAAGGCCGTGTACAGCGCGCTCAGCTCGCGGTTGAACACCCCCATGCTCCACCCGTCGGCAACCACGTGGTGCATGGTCACCAGCAGCAGGTGGTCGTCGTCCGCCAGGCGCACCAGGCGCGCGCGGACCAGAGGGCCCCGCTCCAGGTCGAAGGGCGCCTCCGCCTCCCGGTCCGCCAGGCGCTCCGCGTGGGCTTCGGCGGTTGGCTGGCCGCGCAGGTCGTGCTCCACCAGGGCGAAGCCGCTCTCCTCCACGGGCAGGATGCGCTGCTCCGGCTCGCCGTTCACCAGCAACAAAACCGTCCGCAGCGACTCGTGCCGCGCCACGATGCGCTCAAGCGCGCGCGCCAGCGCGGGGCGGTCCAGCGCCCCCCGCAGCCGCAGCTGCTCCGGGACGTGGTAGGTGCTCCCCATCTCCCCCAGCTGCTCCAGGAACCAGAGCCGCTGCTGAGCAAAGGAGAGCGCCAGCCGTCCGCCCCGCTCCACCGGCACGATGGGCGAGCCCTTCGGCGCGCTGCGCTCCAGGCGGGCGGCGCGCGCCATCTTGAGGATTCGTTCGCGTTCGGCGTTCGACAGCGTCGGGTTCATCGGATCCAAGGGTAGTTCGTCATTGCGGTCGTGCGAGACGGCCGGCCCGTCATCCCACGTCGGCGGCGCGGGACAGCGCGAGCAGCTCTTCGAGTTCGTCCGGATCGAACTGGGCCAGCTGTGCGTCCAGGAGCTGCTGGGCCAGCAGGGCCAGCCCCGGCTTTTCGAAGACGTCGCTCACCGGCAGCTCCACGTCCATCTCCCGCCGGATGCGGAGCACGAGCCGGGTGGCCAGCAGGGAGTTCCCGCCCAGGTGGAAGGAGTCGTCGTGGCGGCCCACCCGCTCCACCCCCAGCAGCTCCGCCCAGATCTCCGCCAGCGCCTCTTCCGTCTCGCCGTCGGGCGCCTCGTACCCGCGCGCGGCGAACGCGTCCGTCCCCGGTGCCGGGAGCGCCCCGCGGTCGGTCTTTCCGTTCTGCGTGAGCGGATATGCCTGCATCCACACGTACGCCGCCGGCACCATGTGATCGGGAAGGAGCCCGGCGAGGTGCGCCTTCAGCGCCTCGACGGCTACCGGCTCGTCCGCCAGGTAGTAGGCCACCAGCCGCTTCTCGCCCGGCGCGTCCTCGCGCCCCAGGACGATGGCGTCGCGCACCGCACCGTGGCTGCGCAGCGCCGCCTCGATCTCGCCCGGCTCGATCCGGAATCCGCGGATCTTCACCTGGAAGTCGGTGCGGCCCAGGAACTCCAGTGCGAAAGTGGGAGAGTGCGAGAGTGCGAGAGTAGATCCGTCCTCGTGCGAACGATCACCATCACCGTTCCACTTTCGCACTTCCGCACTTTCGCACTCTCGCACTTCCCTCCAGCGCACCCGGTCGCCCGTGCGGTACAGCCGCGCACCGGGGAGATACGGGTCCGGGACGAACTTCTCCGCCGTCAGCGCCGGGCGCCCCAGGTAGCCGTGGGCCAGCCCCGCGCCGCCTGCGTACAGCTCGCCGGGCACGCCCACCGGCGCCGGCTGCATCCCCGCGTCCAGCACGCGCACGTACGTGTTCGCGATCGGCCGGCCGATCGGGATGCTGGCGCCGTCCGCCTCGGCGATGCGGTGGCAGCAGGTGAAGGTGGTGTTCTCGGTGGGCCCGTAGCCGTTGATGAGCGCCGTATCCGGCAGCTCCTCCAGCACACGGCGCACGTGCGGAACGGAGAGCACGTCGCCGCCGGCCAGCAGCTGGCGGACGCCGCGCAGGATCTCGATGCTCTCCTCCACCACCAGGTGAAAGAGGCCCGCCGTCAGCCAGAGGACGGTGACGCCGTGCTCCGCCAGCGCCCGCCCGATGCTGTCCACGGAGGGCTGCCCGGCCGGATGGATGGAGTGGCGGGCGCCGTTCAGCAGCGGGCCCCAC
This window harbors:
- a CDS encoding amino acid adenylation domain-containing protein, which codes for MNPTLSNAERERILKMARAARLERSAPKGSPIVPVERGGRLALSFAQQRLWFLEQLGEMGSTYHVPEQLRLRGALDRPALARALERIVARHESLRTVLLLVNGEPEQRILPVEESGFALVEHDLRGQPTAEAHAERLADREAEAPFDLERGPLVRARLVRLADDDHLLLVTMHHVVADGWSMGVFNRELSALYTAFSQGQPDPLPPLPVQYADFAAWQRQWAEGEVLDAQAAYWTQTLAGAPELLELPTDHPRPARQDHAGATLPVELSRELTAGLTALGHRHGTTLYMTLLAGWATVLARLSGQDDVLVGTPWANRTRPEVEELIGFFVNTLVLRVDLSVRPTLAGLLAQVKARALEGQRNQDIPFEQVVERLRPARSLAYSPLFQVMFAWEGAAGSGLALPGLSVAPAAAAPRVSAKFDLLLTLGENHGRITGDVEYATSLFERATVERWVGYLRRVLDEMVADDTQPVDRVELLPAQERARVLEEWSHVEAEVPADQCIHELFEAQAERTPGAVAVAFEDESLTYGELNARANRLAHHLRGLSVGPDARVAVCVERGPEMVIALLAILKAGGAYVPLDPAYPADRLRTMLEDSAPAALVTQSSLAGTFAGIDVPVVELDVPTWAEGPETNPAPVGLTPGHLAYIIYTSGSTGRPKGVMVEHRSLVNHTAWQAAAFAIGAGDTVLQRTSVSFDASVWELWTPLATGARMLLLSSDAAKDPEAMGRVMAEGGVTVAQFVPTLLQAMLGARPAGSALPCRILFCGGEPLPAALVQEARAAGAGEVVNLYGPTEATIDSTSHVCGVDGRAPAIGRPIANARVYVLDARGEPAPVGVAGELYVGGAGVARGYLGRAGLTAERFVPDPFAGDGARMYRTGDLGRWRADGTLEFLGRTDFQVKVRGFRIEPGEIEARLAEHASVREAVVVAREDTSGDRRLVAYVVGEAGAEVSAAELRAHLSGGMPEYMVPG